Part of the Caldisericia bacterium genome is shown below.
TGTTTTTTCTTCAAAATGTTGTAAGTGGTCTTTTTTGGGGTAGCATATATGCCTTAGCAGCTCTTGGAATTGTGCTGGTCTTTATAACCTCTGGGGTTGTAAACTTTGCTCACGGGGAAATGGCAATGTTTTCTACTTTTATAGTCTATACCCTTCTTACATATTTAAAACTTCCCCTGTATCTATCAATAATTATAAGCATAGGTTTTGCCTTTCTATTTGGAATGGCCATTGAAAGAGGTTTGTTAAGACCAGTCAGAGAAAAAACCCATGCAGGGATGATGATAATAACCCTTGGGGTTTTAATGGTTCTGAATGGACTTGCCACCACTATATGGGGAACCCAAGAGAAACTCTTTCCACCCATTGTGAATAGAGAACCAATATTTTTAGGTAGTGTTGTAATTGACAAATACAGTCTCTTTGTTTTTATCATATCAATCGCAATTATAGTTGGTCTATTTCTGTTCTTAAAGTTTTCAATTCACGGAATAGCAATGAGGGCAACTGTTCAAGATGAATTTGCCTCAAGACTGATGGGTATAAGGATAGGAACTGTTCTTTCTTTTACATGGGGATTCTCTGCAGTTCTTGGTCTTCTTGCTGGTGTATTTGTTGCACCAAATCTGTATCTTCATTCAAATATGATGCAGGAAATTCAGATCAAGGCTTTTACAGCAGCAGTTCTTGGTGGTTTCACAAGTATTCCCGGTGCAATTGTTGGTGGTCTTCTTCTTGGGGTGCTTGAGAATCTCATCGCAGCTTATATAACAACAAAACTAAAGGTTACACTCTCCCTCATCATAATAATAGTCATACTCCTTATACGTCCTCACGGTTTAATGGGCAGAAAGGAGGTAAAGAGAGTATGAAAGGGAAAAATCTTGTAATTATCTCTCTTATAATAGCCATCCTTTTTCCTCTATTCTTTCTTAATAAGAGTTTTATAATATATCTCTTAACCCTCGCACTTATCTACGCCATTGGAGCCATATCATTCAATCTTTTACTTGGAATAGCAGGACAACTCTCCCTTGGACATGCTGCATTTATGGGGATAGGAGCATACACATCAACACTACTTGTAATGAAACTTAACCTTCCATTTCTTCCAAGTTTAATAATCGCTGGAATTGTCTCAAGTTTATTTGGAATTTTAATAGGCTTCCCATCGTTAAGGGTCTCTGGTTTTTACCTTGCCCTTGTAACAATGGCATTTGGAATTGCAATAACTCAGATAATAGGTTACCTTTCATTTACAGGTGGATACCATGGAATAAAGGATATACCACCACCAGAAATCTTTGGCTTGACTCTTTCTTCTGATCTCTCTAAATACTATTTAGCTCTAATATTTCTCATAGTTACTATTATTTTACTAACAAACCTCATAAATTCAAAAACAGGAAGAGCTCTTAAGAGTTTAAGAGAAAATGAGATTCTCGCAAGCTCACTTGGGATAAATGTTTCTTATTATAAAATCCTTGTATTTGTAATCTCAGCCTTCTTTGCAGGAATCTCTGGAAGCCTTTACGCTCACACAGTATCTTACATCTCGCCTAACGATTTTGGTCTTGGCGCATCTCTCAACTTCCTTGCAATGATTGTGATAGGTGGTCTTGGTTCTGTTCCTGGATCAATTCTTGGAGCAATATTTATCACAATAGTACCAGTGTTTTTTGCAAGAACCTCCTTCTCTCCCTATGTATTTAATGGAATTATGATAATTTTAATCATGATGCTCCTCCCTCAGGGTCTAATCTACCTCCCCAATCTATTTAAGAAGAAGGCATAGTTTTTGACACAGAGGGTTTAACGGGTTATCATTAATTTAGTTTAACTTGTTGGAGGTGGGTATGAATAAAAGGTTGAGATTTTTCATTGTTACTTTTATGCTTTTTGTGCTACTACTTAGCACCCATACAGTTTATGGAGTAATCAACGAAAACCAAAAAGAAGTGGCTGAAAAATTCTTTAAGGCATTTGAACTTAATGATTACTCACTCATAGAACCACACTTAACAGATTTAATGAAGACAGCTTTTAAAGAAGATGCCTTTGAGAAATTAAGAAACGATCTTGTATCATCTTATGGAGAATTGAAATCATACAAATTCACAAAAGAAGAAGAGAAGGGGAAGTATAGAAACTATTACTATGAAACAATCTTTGAAAAGAAAACCATAACCTTCATAATCACCATGGAAGATGATAAAATTGCTGGTATCCATTTTAAATTTCCATTCTCCTTTACAACACCATATCCTCTCATTGGTGGATTAATTGGTCTTTTAATAATATTCTTGATACTAAGAAAGTTTATCTGGAGAGATTTTATAATAGGTATTGGAATTCTTTTAATCATACTCATTGTTCAACCCTATGTTCAGAAACTAATAAACTTCCAAAACCCAGTTGTCCTATCTTTATGGATTGGTTTTATAGCAGCTCTATTTCAGGAAATTCCCAAATACTACTTCTCAAGAAAAAAGAAAATTATTAATGCGCTCTATGTTGGAAGTGGATTCGGGTTTGGAGAATCGCTGTTTATCTTCTTATCAGCTCTATCAGCAGGTACACTCTCAATTCTTAGCCTTATTGAAAGACTTCTTGCGTTTTTCTTCCATACAGGAACCACATCTCTATTTTCCTATGCAGAGAAGAGAGGCTGGGGAATGAAATCTCTTATACTTATGATAATACTTCACACCATAATTGATTCCTTTGCTGCCTACTGGAATATGAATCCACAGAAAACTTATATTATCTACATAATTTATGCAATAATGGCACTCTTCTCATTGGGAATACTTATGAAAATCATCCCTCTAATTAAGAAAGGGGAGGAAACAGAAACTCCTTGACCACCATAAAAAGACTGGTATAATATATTAGTGAGTGTGGCGCCGTAGAACAACGGTTAGTTCGGAGGGCTCTCAATCCTCAGACTGGGGTTCGACTCCCCACGGCGCTACCAAATTTTTTATTTTCATGTCTTTCTTT
Proteins encoded:
- a CDS encoding branched-chain amino acid ABC transporter permease, yielding MFFLQNVVSGLFWGSIYALAALGIVLVFITSGVVNFAHGEMAMFSTFIVYTLLTYLKLPLYLSIIISIGFAFLFGMAIERGLLRPVREKTHAGMMIITLGVLMVLNGLATTIWGTQEKLFPPIVNREPIFLGSVVIDKYSLFVFIISIAIIVGLFLFLKFSIHGIAMRATVQDEFASRLMGIRIGTVLSFTWGFSAVLGLLAGVFVAPNLYLHSNMMQEIQIKAFTAAVLGGFTSIPGAIVGGLLLGVLENLIAAYITTKLKVTLSLIIIIVILLIRPHGLMGRKEVKRV
- a CDS encoding branched-chain amino acid ABC transporter permease — its product is MKGKNLVIISLIIAILFPLFFLNKSFIIYLLTLALIYAIGAISFNLLLGIAGQLSLGHAAFMGIGAYTSTLLVMKLNLPFLPSLIIAGIVSSLFGILIGFPSLRVSGFYLALVTMAFGIAITQIIGYLSFTGGYHGIKDIPPPEIFGLTLSSDLSKYYLALIFLIVTIILLTNLINSKTGRALKSLRENEILASSLGINVSYYKILVFVISAFFAGISGSLYAHTVSYISPNDFGLGASLNFLAMIVIGGLGSVPGSILGAIFITIVPVFFARTSFSPYVFNGIMIILIMMLLPQGLIYLPNLFKKKA
- a CDS encoding DUF3887 domain-containing protein, with protein sequence MNKRLRFFIVTFMLFVLLLSTHTVYGVINENQKEVAEKFFKAFELNDYSLIEPHLTDLMKTAFKEDAFEKLRNDLVSSYGELKSYKFTKEEEKGKYRNYYYETIFEKKTITFIITMEDDKIAGIHFKFPFSFTTPYPLIGGLIGLLIIFLILRKFIWRDFIIGIGILLIILIVQPYVQKLINFQNPVVLSLWIGFIAALFQEIPKYYFSRKKKIINALYVGSGFGFGESLFIFLSALSAGTLSILSLIERLLAFFFHTGTTSLFSYAEKRGWGMKSLILMIILHTIIDSFAAYWNMNPQKTYIIYIIYAIMALFSLGILMKIIPLIKKGEETETP